In one window of Streptomyces sp. NBC_01224 DNA:
- a CDS encoding deaminase domain-containing protein, translating to MSKVKTVSALGAKEARERVAKNRATNNKQAAQARSERAAHWPKASHSTQKISGKSATATVSVTAPRPVKAAARKGKPAAAAAGAATVNVLDQKAARGAGITGVVFTAAAESPGTAGITVDYSTFADAIGGHWGSRLGLVSLPACALTSPQKAKCRTQTPVPSRNDATKQTVSAQVAVPQATAAKGGPSAAGVFAVTAVAAAPASGSGDYKATPLTASSSWEAGGSSGAFTWSYPISVPPAAAGPAPSLSLSYDSGSIDGRTANTNNQGSMLGEGFDLTSSYIERKYGSCEDDGQDDKSDQCWKYENASLVLNGKATELVKDDAKGIWHLKNDDASQVTHETGADNGDDGDNIVDGKGDGKGEYWKVVTGDGTTYTFGLNKLDGAGTERTNSVWTAPVFGDDAGEPGYSSDTGLSGRAKTQAWRWNLDLVTDIHGNASTYWYKADTNHYAKNGDKTKLAAYTRGGYLEEIKYGQRSNTLFTGKPSGTVEFTYKERCTATDCSSLTEDTAKNWPDVPFDAICAADETDCLPTGPAFFTRKMLTGINTSVWSTAAEPDAYKPVDSYSLTYQFLDGADIGNPSDKTLTLKTLQRTGKNGGGITVPPVEFGYHMLPNRVESDGDKIVPLTRPRINTITTETGAITTVALSEPECVRGSKMPKAEDDNSLSCYPVYWPANGGDPQLDWFHKYNVTSVSTSDPAGQNEAVENSYTYENPGWHYNDDPFTPEDERTWSSWRGYQKVTTYTGDTRHPQSKTVRLYMQGMHGDKRLNTTTPRSATVAGIDVAGLDVSDATDYDQYAGSLREELTYNGAQPVTVTVNNFWNQLTASQQRSYANAKAYFVRTGRTYAYTYLPLSNTWRRSYTSHTYDDTYGMVTQSEAIGDQDKTGDETCTRVWYARNPDKGLTSLVSRTRVVGSACLSSGAVITDDKLNLPANSKTRGDVLSDTAAVYDNATATGWSASQSPTRGLATWTGRAKAYPAAIGTNDRTPALDGGWQTVTKTTYDTLGRPLSVTDAKGNATTTTYYPAAAGPLTSTVVAAPKLASNGQSHKTYTYVDPARGSVTSILDANVKKTENTYDALGRITDTWAPNRSKGTDTPTVKYDYNFARGSQPWTSVATIKADGQSYQTSYAITDALLRPLQTQTASPLGGRILTDTRYDSRGLAYETYADIYDNLNAPDGKYARASYAHTPALTRTTYDEAARPTTSTFTVFGDDRWSTTTSYTGDSTATTAVKGGNATRTITDALGRTTETRTYAGTEPNDTAYGATTGTAYTRVKYDYTRDGKQSQITGIDDAKWTYTYDLFGRQTDTTDPDKGASRTDYTELDQIDFTTDSRGAKLLYGYDEIGRKTDLWQTTKADADKLAHWSYDTLLKGKPDASTRYVGGTTGKAYTKQITAYDTLGRATSTDVLLPADDSLVISGAVKDKITFGTDYRLDGAVNNTKEPGIAGLPTEIVQPKYNSVGLTTELSGTNTYLLGVTYSALGQAEQLTLGAGAKNTYITNKYEAGTGRLTRSHVTDQTHPYMLQDLNFTQDDAGNVQSIFDPTTLGGTTKADNQCFEYDLNRRLTEAWTPKTADCATDGRTTANLDGAAPYWTSYTYNNAGQRDTETTHAATGDATTTYGYKTPTGQPHPLVKTTGAKAATYAYDKAGNTTGRPGTQATQTLDWNTEGELASTTEPAAGTKPALGTTYLYDADGELLIRRATGDGDTILYLGATEVRLTTKGATKTVSGTRYYSAAGQTIAVRTATAGTAGSKLSFLAADHHGTSSIATDATTQDVTKRYTTPFGAPRGTKSTTWPDDKAFLGKPADSTTGLTHIGAREYDPAIGQFISVDPVLDPAQHQSLNGYAYGNNNPVTSADPTGMWIDDGTGHSEPRPDGPAAPPSPTPGKSGGTHSGGGGGGGGGGGKSKGTASTSGSSPTPAPRPGVAPEPGPYGGVYMEAESGQLLQEAALAACGWIPALGLGCDAYDIGRSVDAGDELGAGLGIVGLLPFGDFGKLGKQFERLQDAWNLARHIRGIDPKKVVDSLAATGRFKKSANLAAATVDVDGVNPMILAAMSGNERRAGMVPAPGDVHNGYPQRYVPTGRASDSEQKIFNYLANELGPPSESVGGTIRLHTQRDMCDSCNGVMKSFQADYPGIRIVMTEG from the coding sequence GTGAGCAAGGTCAAGACGGTCTCCGCGCTCGGGGCGAAAGAGGCCCGAGAGCGAGTGGCGAAGAACCGGGCAACCAACAACAAGCAGGCCGCTCAGGCACGCAGTGAGCGGGCCGCCCACTGGCCGAAGGCTTCACACAGCACACAGAAGATATCCGGCAAGTCGGCGACGGCCACCGTCTCCGTCACCGCACCTCGTCCAGTGAAGGCCGCAGCACGCAAGGGGAAGCCGGCCGCTGCTGCCGCAGGCGCCGCCACGGTGAATGTGCTCGACCAGAAGGCAGCACGCGGCGCGGGTATCACCGGCGTCGTGTTCACCGCCGCAGCTGAATCCCCTGGTACTGCCGGAATCACCGTCGACTACTCCACCTTTGCCGATGCGATCGGCGGCCACTGGGGATCCCGCCTCGGCCTGGTATCCCTGCCCGCCTGCGCGCTCACCAGCCCGCAGAAGGCCAAGTGCCGTACGCAGACGCCCGTCCCATCCCGAAACGACGCCACGAAGCAGACCGTCTCCGCACAGGTCGCCGTGCCGCAGGCGACCGCGGCCAAGGGCGGACCGTCAGCAGCGGGTGTCTTCGCCGTGACGGCGGTTGCCGCTGCTCCGGCATCCGGGTCCGGTGACTACAAGGCGACCCCGCTGACCGCCTCCTCCAGCTGGGAAGCAGGCGGTTCGTCCGGGGCTTTCACCTGGTCCTACCCGATCAGCGTGCCGCCCGCAGCAGCCGGCCCCGCCCCCTCGCTCTCACTGTCCTACGACTCCGGCAGCATCGACGGGCGGACCGCGAACACCAACAACCAGGGCTCCATGCTCGGTGAAGGGTTCGATCTCACCTCTTCCTACATCGAGCGCAAGTACGGCTCGTGCGAGGACGACGGCCAGGACGACAAGTCCGACCAGTGCTGGAAGTACGAGAACGCCTCCCTCGTCCTCAACGGCAAGGCCACCGAACTCGTCAAGGACGACGCCAAGGGCATCTGGCACCTGAAGAACGACGACGCCTCCCAGGTCACCCACGAGACCGGCGCCGACAACGGCGACGACGGCGACAACATCGTCGACGGCAAGGGCGACGGCAAGGGCGAGTACTGGAAGGTCGTCACCGGTGACGGCACCACCTACACCTTCGGCCTGAACAAACTTGACGGCGCCGGCACCGAGCGCACCAACTCCGTCTGGACCGCTCCCGTCTTCGGCGACGACGCCGGAGAACCCGGGTACTCCTCCGACACCGGCTTGTCCGGCCGTGCCAAGACACAGGCATGGCGCTGGAACCTCGACCTTGTCACCGACATCCACGGCAACGCCTCCACCTACTGGTACAAGGCGGATACGAACCACTACGCCAAGAACGGCGACAAGACGAAGCTCGCCGCCTACACCCGTGGCGGCTACCTCGAAGAGATCAAGTACGGACAGCGCTCCAACACGCTGTTCACCGGCAAGCCCTCCGGGACCGTGGAATTCACCTACAAGGAACGCTGCACCGCAACGGACTGCTCCTCACTGACCGAGGACACCGCGAAAAACTGGCCCGATGTCCCCTTCGACGCCATCTGTGCAGCCGATGAGACCGACTGCCTGCCCACCGGGCCCGCTTTCTTCACTCGCAAAATGCTCACCGGCATCAACACGAGCGTCTGGTCCACGGCCGCCGAGCCCGACGCGTACAAGCCGGTCGACAGCTACAGCCTGACCTACCAGTTCCTGGACGGCGCGGACATCGGCAACCCGTCCGACAAGACGCTGACCCTCAAGACGCTCCAGCGCACCGGGAAGAACGGCGGAGGCATCACCGTGCCGCCGGTGGAGTTCGGCTACCACATGCTGCCCAACCGCGTGGAGTCCGACGGCGACAAAATCGTTCCGCTGACCCGCCCCCGCATCAACACCATCACCACCGAGACCGGCGCCATCACCACGGTCGCCCTCTCCGAGCCGGAGTGCGTCCGCGGCAGCAAGATGCCCAAGGCCGAGGACGACAACAGCCTGTCCTGCTACCCCGTGTACTGGCCCGCCAACGGCGGCGACCCGCAACTGGACTGGTTCCACAAGTACAACGTCACCTCCGTGTCCACCTCGGATCCGGCCGGCCAAAACGAGGCCGTGGAGAATTCCTATACCTACGAGAACCCCGGCTGGCACTACAACGACGACCCATTCACGCCCGAGGACGAGCGCACCTGGTCCAGCTGGCGCGGATACCAGAAAGTCACCACCTACACCGGCGACACCAGGCACCCGCAGTCCAAGACCGTCCGCCTCTACATGCAGGGCATGCACGGCGACAAACGCCTGAACACCACCACACCCCGGAGCGCCACCGTTGCCGGCATCGACGTGGCAGGCCTGGACGTATCGGACGCCACCGACTACGACCAGTACGCGGGATCCCTGCGTGAGGAGCTCACTTACAACGGTGCCCAACCGGTCACCGTCACGGTCAACAACTTCTGGAACCAGCTGACCGCCAGCCAGCAGCGGTCCTACGCCAACGCCAAGGCGTACTTCGTGCGCACCGGTCGCACCTACGCCTACACCTACCTGCCCCTCAGCAACACGTGGCGCCGCAGCTACACCTCGCACACCTACGACGACACGTACGGCATGGTCACCCAGTCCGAAGCCATCGGCGACCAGGACAAGACCGGGGACGAGACCTGCACCCGGGTCTGGTACGCGCGCAACCCCGACAAGGGACTCACCAGTCTCGTCTCCCGCACCCGAGTCGTCGGATCCGCCTGCCTGAGCTCAGGGGCCGTCATCACCGACGACAAACTGAACCTCCCCGCGAACTCCAAGACGCGCGGTGACGTGCTTTCCGACACCGCCGCCGTGTACGACAACGCCACGGCCACCGGCTGGTCGGCCTCCCAGTCCCCGACCCGAGGTCTCGCCACCTGGACCGGCAGGGCCAAGGCGTACCCGGCCGCGATCGGTACGAACGACCGCACCCCCGCCCTCGACGGCGGCTGGCAGACGGTCACCAAGACCACGTACGACACCCTCGGACGCCCGCTCAGCGTCACGGACGCCAAGGGCAACGCCACCACCACGACGTACTACCCCGCAGCGGCGGGCCCGCTCACCTCCACCGTTGTCGCTGCGCCCAAGCTCGCCTCCAACGGCCAGTCCCACAAGACGTACACCTACGTCGACCCGGCACGCGGTTCGGTCACCAGCATCCTCGACGCCAACGTCAAGAAGACCGAGAACACCTACGACGCACTCGGCCGCATCACCGACACCTGGGCACCCAACCGCAGCAAGGGCACCGACACCCCGACGGTGAAGTACGACTACAACTTCGCCCGCGGCAGCCAGCCTTGGACCTCGGTCGCCACCATCAAGGCCGACGGCCAGAGCTACCAGACCAGCTACGCCATCACCGACGCACTCCTGCGCCCACTCCAGACCCAGACCGCATCGCCCCTCGGCGGCCGGATCCTGACCGACACCCGCTACGACTCACGCGGCCTCGCCTACGAGACGTACGCCGACATCTACGACAACCTCAACGCCCCGGACGGCAAGTACGCCCGTGCCTCCTACGCCCACACCCCGGCCCTGACCCGGACCACGTACGACGAGGCAGCACGCCCCACGACCAGCACGTTCACCGTCTTCGGTGACGACCGGTGGTCGACCACCACCAGTTACACCGGTGACTCGACCGCCACCACGGCGGTCAAGGGCGGCAACGCCACCCGCACCATCACCGACGCCCTGGGCCGCACCACCGAGACCCGCACCTACGCAGGCACCGAGCCGAACGACACCGCGTACGGCGCCACCACCGGCACCGCCTACACCCGGGTGAAGTACGACTACACCCGCGACGGCAAGCAGTCGCAGATCACCGGCATCGACGACGCCAAGTGGACCTACACCTACGACCTGTTCGGCCGCCAAACCGACACGACTGACCCGGACAAGGGCGCCTCCAGAACCGATTACACGGAGCTCGACCAGATCGACTTCACGACCGACTCGCGTGGCGCGAAGCTGCTGTACGGCTACGACGAGATCGGCCGCAAGACTGACCTGTGGCAGACCACGAAGGCGGACGCCGACAAGCTCGCCCACTGGAGCTACGACACTCTCCTCAAGGGCAAGCCCGACGCTTCCACCCGCTACGTCGGCGGTACCACCGGCAAGGCATACACCAAGCAGATCACGGCCTATGACACCCTCGGCCGCGCCACGAGCACCGACGTTCTGTTGCCGGCCGACGACTCGCTGGTCATCTCCGGCGCCGTAAAGGACAAGATCACCTTCGGTACTGACTACCGACTCGACGGCGCCGTCAACAACACCAAAGAACCCGGCATCGCCGGACTCCCCACGGAGATCGTCCAGCCGAAATACAACTCCGTCGGCCTGACCACCGAACTCTCCGGAACCAACACCTACCTCCTCGGCGTCACCTACTCCGCCCTCGGCCAAGCCGAACAGCTCACCCTCGGCGCCGGCGCCAAGAACACCTACATCACCAACAAGTACGAGGCAGGCACCGGCCGACTCACCCGCAGCCACGTCACGGACCAGACCCACCCGTACATGCTGCAGGACCTCAACTTCACCCAGGACGACGCAGGCAACGTCCAGTCCATCTTCGACCCCACCACCCTCGGCGGCACCACCAAGGCCGACAACCAGTGCTTCGAGTACGACCTCAACCGGCGTCTGACCGAAGCCTGGACCCCCAAAACCGCCGACTGCGCAACCGATGGCCGCACCACCGCCAACCTCGACGGCGCCGCCCCGTACTGGACCAGCTACACCTACAACAACGCCGGCCAGCGCGACACCGAGACAACCCACGCGGCCACGGGCGACGCCACCACCACGTACGGATACAAGACACCGACCGGCCAGCCCCACCCGCTCGTCAAGACCACGGGCGCCAAGGCCGCCACGTACGCGTACGACAAGGCGGGCAACACCACAGGACGCCCCGGCACCCAGGCCACCCAGACCCTGGACTGGAACACCGAGGGCGAACTCGCCTCCACCACCGAACCAGCAGCCGGCACCAAACCCGCTCTGGGCACCACCTATCTCTACGACGCCGACGGCGAACTCCTCATCCGCCGCGCGACCGGAGACGGCGACACCATCCTCTACCTCGGTGCCACCGAAGTACGCCTCACCACCAAGGGCGCGACCAAGACGGTCTCCGGCACCCGCTACTACAGCGCCGCAGGCCAGACCATCGCGGTCCGCACCGCAACGGCCGGCACCGCGGGCAGCAAGCTCAGCTTCCTCGCCGCCGACCACCACGGCACCAGCAGCATCGCCACCGACGCCACCACCCAGGACGTCACCAAGCGCTACACCACCCCCTTCGGCGCACCCCGCGGGACGAAGTCCACGACCTGGCCCGACGACAAGGCCTTCCTGGGCAAGCCCGCCGACAGCACCACTGGGCTTACCCACATCGGCGCCCGCGAATACGACCCGGCCATTGGTCAATTCATCAGCGTCGACCCGGTACTGGACCCCGCCCAGCACCAATCCCTGAACGGCTACGCGTATGGCAACAACAACCCTGTAACGTCCGCAGACCCCACTGGCATGTGGATCGACGACGGCACAGGCCACAGCGAGCCCCGGCCCGACGGTCCGGCGGCGCCGCCAAGCCCCACTCCGGGGAAGTCGGGAGGCACTCATAGCGGTGGAGGCGGAGGCGGCGGCGGTGGCGGTGGCAAATCAAAGGGGACCGCGAGCACTAGTGGATCGAGTCCGACGCCAGCGCCCAGACCTGGGGTAGCACCCGAGCCGGGACCCTATGGCGGTGTCTACATGGAGGCGGAGTCGGGGCAGCTTCTGCAGGAGGCTGCACTCGCTGCCTGTGGTTGGATCCCCGCCCTCGGTCTTGGGTGCGACGCTTACGACATTGGCCGATCCGTCGATGCGGGAGATGAACTCGGTGCTGGGTTGGGGATTGTTGGGCTTCTTCCGTTTGGTGATTTCGGAAAGCTCGGGAAGCAGTTCGAACGACTGCAGGATGCCTGGAATCTGGCCCGTCACATAAGAGGGATTGACCCTAAAAAGGTCGTCGATTCCCTAGCGGCTACTGGGCGCTTTAAGAAGTCGGCCAACCTGGCAGCCGCCACCGTTGACGTTGACGGTGTAAACCCGATGATTCTAGCCGCGATGAGTGGTAACGAAAGAAGGGCAGGCATGGTGCCCGCGCCCGGAGATGTTCATAATGGATACCCGCAGCGGTATGTTCCGACTGGCAGGGCTTCCGATTCTGAACAGAAGATATTCAATTATCTGGCCAATGAGTTGGGCCCACCGAGTGAGTCTGTTGGCGGAACCATTCGCTTGCACACGCAGCGGGATATGTGTGATTCATGTAATGGTGTCATGAAATCATTTCAGGCAGACTATCCAGGCATTCGGATTGTGATGACTGAGGGATGA
- a CDS encoding ankyrin repeat domain-containing protein, with amino-acid sequence MDMTPERLALEQDDLEGLRNLLDSGADVHQEWNGFTLLHSAVDGEIDGHIQTGEPLHVDATALLLSKGADPMRPSHGGKGLSAHHLAFVSGHWLAFDLFEAWIKRE; translated from the coding sequence ATGGACATGACACCAGAAAGACTTGCACTTGAGCAGGATGACCTCGAAGGGCTAAGGAACCTTCTCGACTCCGGGGCCGATGTCCACCAAGAATGGAATGGGTTCACGCTCCTCCACTCCGCTGTGGATGGTGAGATCGATGGACATATTCAGACTGGTGAGCCGCTACACGTAGACGCAACGGCCCTCCTTCTGTCCAAGGGCGCCGATCCAATGCGACCCTCACATGGAGGGAAAGGGCTATCCGCCCACCACCTAGCCTTCGTATCAGGGCATTGGCTTGCGTTCGACCTGTTCGAAGCATGGATAAAAAGAGAATAA